GTTGCGGAAAAATTCCGAGGTGATTATCCATCTGGCTCGCCTGCAGGGGTTGACGATTGATGCCGCTGCCGCCCGACCTCCGCAGTCGGCCGCCGCCCTAGCTGCCGGCTGCGAGCTTTTCGTACCTCTGGCCGGTCTGGTTGATTTTGCCCAGGAAGAGGCGCGCTTGGCCAAGGAGCTCAAAAAGGTAGAGAAAGAGTTTGCCGGGGTCAGCGGTAAACTTGGCAATGAAAATTTTGTCGCCAAGGCCCCGCCCGAGGTGATTGCCAAGGAGCAGGGGAAATTCGAGGAATTGAGCCTTAAACAGGAGAAGCTTAAAGCCAGTATCAGGGTTTTGCAGGAGAGCGCGCTTTAAAGGCGCCGGGGTTAGCTTTTGCCGCAAAGGAAAGAGATTAGAACCTTGCGGGTCACGGGGCCGCCGGTTCGGCTGGATCGTTTTCTGCATGAATCCTGCCCGGCGATCTCCACCAATCGCTGGCGGCGCCTGATCGCGGCCGGAGAACTTACGGTAGACGGCCGGCGCGCGGCCAAGGGCACCATGCTACGGGCCGGTCAGCAGGTTGCCCTGTCCGGGGCTTGTTTTGAACCCTCTGGTCCGGCGCCCGAGCCAGAAGGCGAGCTCGAGATAATTTATCAGGATGATGATCTGCTGGCCCTGAATAAGCCGGCGGCCTGCCATACCCATCCCCTGACTCCGGATGAAACCGGCACGCTCGCCAATCGTTTGCTGACGGTTTTCCCCGAATTGGCCGGCATCGGTGATTTTGGTCCTCTGCAGCCCGGCCTGCTGAACCGGCTTGATTTCGCGACTTCCGGCATTGTGCTTGTGGCCCGTTCCGAGAAGGCCTGGAAAAGGTTGCGTCGGCAGTTTGCCGAGCACCTGATTCGCAAGGAATACCTGGCCGAGGCAACGGGTGAGATCAAGGCGGCTTTAGCGGTTAACCAGAGCCTGACCCATGATCGGAGTGACCGGCGCCGCATGGTGGTCGGCTCTTTGCCCTGCCGAGGGCTCTATCCGGCCCGGACCGAGATCGAACCCTTGGGCTTTGACCGGATTCGGGATCTGACCACGGTTCGCCTGGTGATGTACAGTGGGGTCATGCACCAGTTAAGGGTACATCTCGCGACGGTCGGTCACCCGTTGGTCGGCGACCGGTTGTATGGTGGAGCAGCTTTCGCCACCGG
The Pseudomonadota bacterium genome window above contains:
- a CDS encoding valine--tRNA ligase, which encodes FVCEEIWQALPRLAGAPLSLMQTSFPRVDSGLADSAAALEMEQVMAVITAVRNLRGEMNLSPGQRLDLLIRGAEAETLAALRKNSEVIIHLARLQGLTIDAAAARPPQSAAALAAGCELFVPLAGLVDFAQEEARLAKELKKVEKEFAGVSGKLGNENFVAKAPPEVIAKEQGKFEELSLKQEKLKASIRVLQESAL
- a CDS encoding RluA family pseudouridine synthase; the protein is MPQRKEIRTLRVTGPPVRLDRFLHESCPAISTNRWRRLIAAGELTVDGRRAAKGTMLRAGQQVALSGACFEPSGPAPEPEGELEIIYQDDDLLALNKPAACHTHPLTPDETGTLANRLLTVFPELAGIGDFGPLQPGLLNRLDFATSGIVLVARSEKAWKRLRRQFAEHLIRKEYLAEATGEIKAALAVNQSLTHDRSDRRRMVVGSLPCRGLYPARTEIEPLGFDRIRDLTTVRLVMYSGVMHQLRVHLATVGHPLVGDRLYGGAAFATGVEAEPFESAVFHLHCRRLRLADGWVITAPLPDWYTLSESI